One genomic segment of Desulforamulus reducens MI-1 includes these proteins:
- the istB gene encoding IS21-like element helper ATPase IstB, whose amino-acid sequence MSAATRKEWKEAIIEYSKELKLPAIRKYLEEYVQEACQRDACYEEFLAQLLQKECDARREASRYNRIRLAQFTHKKYLEDLSIKDLPEDAQKKLKILKTLDFLREGRNVILAGSPGTGKTHVAIGLGIKACMEGYKVWFTTVPLLISRIKECRAEQTLRAFQNRFEKYDLVIADEMGYISFDKEGSELLFTHLSLRAGRKSTIITTNLSFERWGEIFQDPVMTAAMIDRLTHQSYIINMNGNSYRMKETKEWLQKQQLA is encoded by the coding sequence GTGAGTGCTGCGACCCGTAAAGAGTGGAAAGAAGCCATAATAGAATACAGCAAAGAATTAAAACTACCTGCTATTCGCAAATACCTTGAGGAATATGTTCAAGAAGCCTGTCAGCGTGATGCCTGTTATGAAGAATTTCTGGCACAACTGCTGCAAAAGGAGTGTGATGCAAGGCGGGAGGCCTCACGGTACAACCGTATTCGCCTGGCCCAATTTACCCATAAGAAATATTTGGAGGATTTATCAATTAAGGATCTACCGGAGGACGCACAGAAGAAACTGAAGATACTTAAGACGTTGGATTTCCTTAGGGAAGGTCGGAACGTAATTTTAGCGGGTAGTCCTGGCACCGGTAAAACTCATGTTGCCATAGGACTAGGTATTAAAGCTTGCATGGAAGGCTACAAAGTATGGTTTACAACAGTTCCCCTATTAATTAGCCGGATCAAGGAATGCAGAGCGGAACAGACATTACGCGCCTTCCAAAACAGATTCGAGAAATATGACCTGGTTATCGCGGACGAGATGGGCTACATCTCCTTCGACAAAGAAGGTTCTGAGCTGTTGTTTACCCACCTGTCACTTCGGGCCGGGAGAAAATCAACTATTATCACTACAAACCTTTCTTTCGAGCGATGGGGGGAAATATTCCAGGATCCGGTTATGACTGCAGCTATGATTGACCGTTTAACACATCAATCATACATAATTAATATGAATGGTAATTCCTATCGAATGAAAGAAACAAAGGAGTGGTTGCAGAAGCAGCAATTGGCCTAA